In a single window of the Drosophila albomicans strain 15112-1751.03 chromosome 3, ASM965048v2, whole genome shotgun sequence genome:
- the LOC117571947 gene encoding cathepsin L-like, protein MRAPIKIVILFAIVSCTVARTLINEDLSWDAYKVKFDKVYEEESEDQLHRKIFKDNKKNIYDHNGRWLSGDETYEMGINQFSDMLDEEYNEAVGAENDTYNDSGDVEYESSDTLYNILNPSIPPYVNWTEKGVVSPVENQGHFNNSWAFAAAGVVESRQAIRKRKMVALSKQNLIDCCSATKNRMSRALVWIRRMGGIATEASYPYRGINGNCVYNATNIGAKIKIIIQVLPGDEIVLAMNVAEGPVAAVISKEAIKNYKGGVFNSSKCGASPDFSVLIVGYGSSKKLGDFWIIKTSLGSKWGEKGYMRLARNKNNLCGITNRAFFAY, encoded by the coding sequence atgagagCTCCAATTAAGATTGTGATCCTTTTTGCAATAGTTTCCTGCACTGTGGCAAGAACATTAATCAACGAGGATTTGTCCTGGGATGCCTACAAAGTGAAATTCGACAAGGTCTACGAGGAAGAATCCGAAGATCAGTTGCATAGGAAGATCTTTAAGGAcaataagaaaaacatttatgaCCACAACGGGCGTTGGCTGTCTGGTGATGAAACTTACGAGATGGGAATCAACCAATTCAGCGACATGTTGGACGAGGAGTACAATGAAGCTGTAGGCGCAGAAAACGACACTTACAATGACTCTGGAGACGTTGAATATGAATCCTCCGACACTTTATATAATATCTTGAATCCATCAATACCGCCATACGTCAACTGGACAGAAAAAGGCGTCGTCTCTCCGGTTGAGAACCAAGGACACTTCAACAACTCCTGGGCCTTTGCTGCAGCTGGAGTCGTTGAAAGTCGCCAGGCTATtagaaaaaggaaaatggTGGCCCTCTCCAAGCAAAATCTAATTGATTGCTGTTCTGCCACGAAGAATCGCATGTCACGCGCTCTTGTTTGGATAAGGAGAATGGGAGGCATCGCCACTGAGGCATCGTATCCGTATCGTGGCATAAATGGAAACTGTGTTTATAACGCGACCAACATTGGTGCTAAGATTAAaataatcatacaagtgctgCCTGGCGATGAGATTGTGTTGGCCATGAATGTTGCCGAAGgtccagttgctgctgtcatcTCGAAGGAAGCCATCAAGAACTACAAAGGTGGCGTATTCAATAGTTCCAAGTGTGGCGCCAGTCCAGATTTTTCAGTTCTCATTGTGGGATATGGTTCTTCTAAGAAATTGGGAGACTTTTGGATTATTAAGACTTCACTGGGTTCCAAATGGGGAGAAAAGGGTTACATGAGACTTGCTCGTAACAAGAACAATCTTTGTGGCATCACAAACAGGGCATTCTTTGCTTACTAA